The nucleotide sequence ATGGAACACACGATTCTCCTCATTATTTTCAAGAGGGGCATCCATTTGTAACATCTAAAAATGTTAAAGATGGATATATTAATTATAATGATATTCAATATATCTCTGATGCCGATTTTTTTGAAATAAATAAGCGCTCAAAAGTTGACATTAATGATATTTTGATGGGGATGATAGGTACGATTGGAAACACAGCATTAGTACGTAGAAAACCTGACTTTGCAATAAAAAATGTTGCTTTGATCAAGGATACAAAGGCTGTCTATTTTCTGTATTTATATCACTATCTTCAATCACCTATTATTTCTCAACAACTTGATGAAAGTATGGATGGAGGTACTCAAAAATTTATTGCTCTAAATAAAATTAGGAATCTATTTATATCTATACCTAATAAAGAAGAACAGTTTAAAGTTGGAGGTTATATTGACAAACTCGACAACCTTATCACCCTTCATCAGCGTAAGTATGACAAACTGGTTTCTGTTAAGAAATCCATGCTAGAGAAAATGTTCCCGAAAAACGGATCGGACATTCCGGAAATAAGGTTTGCTGGATTTACTGACCCTTGGGAACAGCGTGAGTTTAGTTTATTCTTTGATTGTTCTATACCTAGCAATACTCTATCTCGCGCAAACTTAAGCTTCGAAAAAGGCGAAATAAAGAATGTTCATTATGGTGATGTATTGATTAAATTTGGGGCATACATTGATGTAAAGAAAGAGACTATTCCTTGTATTATTCATGCCAATGAAGAGAATTATAGAAATCAGTTTCTACAAAATGGGGATGTGATCATGGCTGATGCTGCTGAGGATGAAACAGTAGGGAAAGCCTCAGAAATAGTCAATTTAGGAAGTCTGAAAGTTGTTTCAGGTTTACATACGATTGTATGTAGGCCGAGGGAGAAAAAGCAGCCATATTTCTTAGGATATTATATCAACTCTCAGTCATTTCATTCTCAGCTACTTCCTTTAATGCAAGGAACTAAAGTCTCTTCTCTAAGTAGAACTAATCTATCAAAAACATATGTTTGTTATCCAACAAACCCGAAAGAGCAAGCACAAATTGGAAATTTCTTTAGAAACGTTGATAACCTTATCACCCTTCATCAGCGTAAGCTTGAAAAGCTCAAGAATGTAAAAAAATCAATGCTCGAAAGAATGTTCGTATAAGGCGGGTATAGAGATGAATCAACCTACTTCTGTATTCACAAAGGAATTTGAGTTCGAAAGGGCTCTCATTGAAGTGCTCTCTAGGAAAGGCTGGGAGAAACAGGTGATCAAGAACCCGACTGAGAAGGACTTGGTCGAAAACTGGAAAAGTATCCTCAACAACAACAATATGATTCGTGACAGGTTGAATGGGCACCCTTTGACCGACGGTGAGATGCAGCAGATACTGGAGCAGGTTATAGCACTGAGAACGCCTCTTAAGCTGAACGGATTCATCAATGGCAAAACGGTCTCCATCAAACGTGATAATCCGAATGATACTGAACACTTCGGAAAGGAAATTAGTCTCAAAATTTATGACCGGAATGAGATAGCAGCCGGGCAAAGCCGCTACCAGATTGTACAGCAGCCAAAGTTCTCCTCACGTGAAGCAATGGCAAATGACAGGAGAGGGGACCTGATGTTGTTGATCAATGGTATGCCGGTGATTCATATCGAATTGAAGAAAAGTGGGATCTCTGTCAGCCAAGCCTACAACCAGATTGAGAAATATGCATATGAGGGGGTATTCACGGGTCTGTTCTCCCTCATACAAGTATTCGTGGCAATGGAGCCGAATGAGACCGTGTACTTTGCCAACCCAGGCCCGGAAGGGAAATTCGTCAAAGATTATTACTTCCACTGGGCGGATTTCAACAACGAGCCGATCAATGCCTGGCAGGACATTGCCTCCTCGCTGCTGTCGATACCGATGGCCCATCAGCTGATCGGATTCTATACCGTAGCCGATGGTTCTGATGGCATCCTCAAGGTGATGCGCAGCTACCAGTATTATGCCTCAAGTGCCATCTCCGATAGGGTCTCCAAAGCTCTCTGGGATGGAAGGGAGATGCGGGGTGGGTACATTTGGCATACGACGGGTTCCGGGAAGACCATGACGAGTTTCAAGTCCGCCCAGCTGATAGCCAATTCCAAGGATGCCGACAAGGTTGTATTCCTTATGGATAGGATTGAGCTTGGGACCCAATCACTCAAGGAATACCGGGGCTTCGCGAATGAGACTGAGGATGTACAGGCAACCGAGGATACCTATGTGCTGATAGCCAGGTTGAAGAGTTCCAATCCTGCAGACACACTCATAGTCACCTCGATCCAGAAGATGAGTAGGATCAAGGAAGATGGGCTGGGCTCACGTGATTTGAAGAAGATTGAGGCAAAGCGATTGGTGTTCATTGTGGATGAGGCGCATCGATCTACATTCGGGGAGATGCTCCTGACCATCAAGGAAACCTTTTCACGAGCCATGTTCTTCGGTTTCACTGGGACGCCTATCCTTGAAGAGAATCAGAAGAAGTTGAGCACAACCTCCACTGTTTTTGGGGATGAGCTTCACCGATACAGCATTGCGGACGGAATCCGAGACAGGAATGTTCTTGGGTTTGACCCTTATAAAATACTAACTTTTAGGGATAGGGATTTGAGGAAGGCTGTTGCATTGGAAAAAGCAAAAGCCTCAACGGAGATGGAAGCAATCGGGGATCCGAAGAAAAGTAGGGTCTACTACCATTACATGAACGATATGCCAATGGCTGGTCATTCAGGTATAGGTGGAAGACGAATCAAGGGGATCGAGGATTATGTTTCACGTACCCAATACCTTTCCAGTGAGCATCAGCAATCGGTAGTTAAGGATATTCTGGAAAATTGGCTTACATTGAGTCATGGATATAAGTTTCATGCTCTTTTTGCAACCAGTAGTATCAATGAAGCCATCACGTATTATAAGCTGCTGAAACCTGCGCAATCATTTATTAAAGCGACTTGTCTTTTTGATCCTAGTATAGACAACAGAGGGGGGGCGGAATTCAAGGAGGAAGGACTCCTTGAGATTGTAAAGGATTACAACTCCCGATACGGTCAGGACTTTACGTTATCCAATTACGATAAGTTCAAGAAGGACATATCAAACAGGCTCGCTCATAAGGATCCATATCGTCTGATAAACAGAACCCCAGAAAAGCAGATCGACCTCCTTATTGTTGTTGATCAGATGCTCACAGGCTTTGATTCCAAGTGGCTCAATACCCTGTACCTTGACAAGAAACTGAAGTATGAAAGCATCATCCAGGCATTTTCAAGGACCAACAGGATCTTTGGTTCGGACAAACCTTTCGGGGTCGTCCGGTACTACAGGAAGCCTCACACGATGGAACAAAATATTGAGAAGGCGGTGAAACTATATTCTGGCGATAGGCCTTTTGATCTCTTCGTGGAGAAACTTGACAAAAACTTGGTGAAGATGAATTCCATATATGCCGAGATTTCTGATCTCTTCAACCAGGCCGGAATTCCAGACCGTGAAAAGCTCCCGGAGAATATTGCTGAGAAGGCGAAGTTCGCAATACTCTTCAAGAAGTTGAATGATTATCTTGAGGCTGCAAGGGTGCAGGGTTTTGTATGGGACAAGCCCAGCTACTCGTTTGGGGGTGGGGATGAGAAAAAGACGGTTGATATCGCATTTGATGAGGATGAATATTTAATTCTGGCCCAAAGGTACAAGGAATTGTTCAAGGATGAGGAGGGGCCCAAATCACCTGGTGATGTTCCCTATGCGATAGACGGTAATCTTACTGAGATTGATACCGGAAGGATCGATAGTGAATATATGGATTCACGATTCGAGAAGTATCTTAAGGCGCTCGACCTTGGTGATGTGCTGGAAAAGCAGAAGACACTGGATGACCTGCACAAGTCGTTTGCCGCTCTTACACAGGAAGAACAGAAGTATGCTGCATTGTTTCTCCATGACATCCAGAGAGGAAGCGTGGCCCTTGAGGCAGGTAAGACATTCAAGGATTATGTAATTGAGTATCAGGCAAGGATCAAGAACGATCAGATACACAAGCTGGCTTCCGCGTTTGGTCTGGATGAGGCGATGCTTAGAGGTTTTATGAAATTTCGGGCAACCCCATCCAATCTTAATGAATATGGACGGTTCGATGACTTGGTCGGTACAG is from uncultured Sphaerochaeta sp. and encodes:
- a CDS encoding HsdR family type I site-specific deoxyribonuclease — its product is MNQPTSVFTKEFEFERALIEVLSRKGWEKQVIKNPTEKDLVENWKSILNNNNMIRDRLNGHPLTDGEMQQILEQVIALRTPLKLNGFINGKTVSIKRDNPNDTEHFGKEISLKIYDRNEIAAGQSRYQIVQQPKFSSREAMANDRRGDLMLLINGMPVIHIELKKSGISVSQAYNQIEKYAYEGVFTGLFSLIQVFVAMEPNETVYFANPGPEGKFVKDYYFHWADFNNEPINAWQDIASSLLSIPMAHQLIGFYTVADGSDGILKVMRSYQYYASSAISDRVSKALWDGREMRGGYIWHTTGSGKTMTSFKSAQLIANSKDADKVVFLMDRIELGTQSLKEYRGFANETEDVQATEDTYVLIARLKSSNPADTLIVTSIQKMSRIKEDGLGSRDLKKIEAKRLVFIVDEAHRSTFGEMLLTIKETFSRAMFFGFTGTPILEENQKKLSTTSTVFGDELHRYSIADGIRDRNVLGFDPYKILTFRDRDLRKAVALEKAKASTEMEAIGDPKKSRVYYHYMNDMPMAGHSGIGGRRIKGIEDYVSRTQYLSSEHQQSVVKDILENWLTLSHGYKFHALFATSSINEAITYYKLLKPAQSFIKATCLFDPSIDNRGGAEFKEEGLLEIVKDYNSRYGQDFTLSNYDKFKKDISNRLAHKDPYRLINRTPEKQIDLLIVVDQMLTGFDSKWLNTLYLDKKLKYESIIQAFSRTNRIFGSDKPFGVVRYYRKPHTMEQNIEKAVKLYSGDRPFDLFVEKLDKNLVKMNSIYAEISDLFNQAGIPDREKLPENIAEKAKFAILFKKLNDYLEAARVQGFVWDKPSYSFGGGDEKKTVDIAFDEDEYLILAQRYKELFKDEEGPKSPGDVPYAIDGNLTEIDTGRIDSEYMDSRFEKYLKALDLGDVLEKQKTLDDLHKSFAALTQEEQKYAALFLHDIQRGSVALEAGKTFKDYVIEYQARIKNDQIHKLASAFGLDEAMLRGFMKFRATPSNLNEYGRFDDLVGTVDKKKAKEYIEGVEKTKLKEYKVNIKIDKFLREFIIKGGFDV
- a CDS encoding restriction endonuclease subunit S; translation: MPENVKKPAIRFAGFDDAWEQRKLDEVADVRDGTHDSPHYFQEGHPFVTSKNVKDGYINYNDIQYISDADFFEINKRSKVDINDILMGMIGTIGNTALVRRKPDFAIKNVALIKDTKAVYFLYLYHYLQSPIISQQLDESMDGGTQKFIALNKIRNLFISIPNKEEQFKVGGYIDKLDNLITLHQRKYDKLVSVKKSMLEKMFPKNGSDIPEIRFAGFTDPWEQREFSLFFDCSIPSNTLSRANLSFEKGEIKNVHYGDVLIKFGAYIDVKKETIPCIIHANEENYRNQFLQNGDVIMADAAEDETVGKASEIVNLGSLKVVSGLHTIVCRPREKKQPYFLGYYINSQSFHSQLLPLMQGTKVSSLSRTNLSKTYVCYPTNPKEQAQIGNFFRNVDNLITLHQRKLEKLKNVKKSMLERMFV